Proteins from a genomic interval of Deltaproteobacteria bacterium:
- a CDS encoding TetR/AcrR family transcriptional regulator: protein MASRAAALARSRDADSEATRRAILAAAEDLLAQGDLSIRQLCARAGVTPPTIYHHFGDKRALVERVIDDCFAVFDRALARRRPPADPVEALAWAFDRYVEYGLAHPAHYRLMFQQRDARRPTPAGLVSYDRLRRMLAAIAAAGRLRVPVEEATRACWCAAHGVTSLLVGGYFSAQDPAVALLRDGLIAQLTTAAAARRARRPRGQKGNRPWYVANRR, encoded by the coding sequence GTGGCCTCCCGCGCCGCCGCCCTCGCCCGCTCCCGCGACGCCGACTCGGAGGCCACGCGGCGCGCCATCCTGGCGGCCGCCGAGGACCTGCTCGCGCAGGGCGACCTCTCCATCCGCCAGCTCTGCGCGCGCGCCGGCGTGACGCCGCCCACCATCTACCATCACTTCGGCGACAAGCGCGCGCTCGTCGAGCGGGTGATCGACGACTGCTTCGCGGTCTTCGACCGGGCCCTCGCCCGCCGCCGCCCGCCGGCCGACCCGGTCGAGGCGCTCGCCTGGGCCTTCGACCGCTACGTCGAGTACGGCCTCGCGCATCCCGCCCACTACCGCCTCATGTTCCAGCAGCGCGACGCGCGGCGGCCCACGCCTGCCGGCCTCGTATCGTACGACCGGCTGCGTCGCATGCTCGCGGCGATCGCCGCCGCGGGCCGCCTGCGCGTCCCGGTCGAGGAGGCGACGCGCGCCTGCTGGTGCGCCGCGCACGGCGTCACCTCGCTGCTCGTCGGCGGCTACTTCTCCGCCCAGGACCCCGCCGTCGCGCTCCTGCGCGACGGGTTGATCGCCCAGCTCACCACGGCCGCCGCCGCGCGGCGCGCGCGCCGCCCGCGCGGCCAGAAAGGGAACCGCCCATGGTACGTCGCGAATCGGAGGTGA